One part of the Bacteroidia bacterium genome encodes these proteins:
- a CDS encoding 3-ketoacyl-ACP reductase encodes MKKVALITGGSRGIGLGIAMSLAEAGWHLAINGMREEASVTETLEKLRAQEVEVIYCQGNIGEKEGRIQILKTCLDHYGQLDALINNAGVAPRERKDLLDMSEESFDRVISINLKGSFFLSQLAAKEMIKAGKEAPRYIINMSSVSATLVSVNRGQYCISKAGMAMMTQLYAARLASENIQVYELRPGVIKTDMTAAVKEKYDKLLIEEGLAVQGRWGYPEDVGKAVASLLEGNFPYSTGQVIMVDGGLAMGRL; translated from the coding sequence ATGAAAAAGGTAGCACTCATAACCGGAGGAAGCAGAGGAATTGGTCTGGGCATAGCAATGTCTTTGGCTGAAGCAGGCTGGCATCTTGCAATCAATGGAATGCGCGAGGAAGCTTCCGTAACAGAGACCCTTGAAAAATTGAGAGCTCAGGAGGTAGAGGTGATCTATTGTCAGGGAAATATAGGCGAAAAGGAAGGGCGCATTCAAATCCTCAAGACATGCCTCGATCATTATGGCCAGCTCGATGCCCTAATCAACAATGCCGGGGTTGCTCCCAGAGAGAGAAAAGATTTGCTTGACATGAGCGAGGAGAGTTTTGATCGCGTGATTAGCATCAACCTTAAGGGCTCTTTCTTTTTGTCCCAACTGGCAGCAAAGGAAATGATCAAAGCGGGCAAAGAAGCCCCTCGATATATCATCAATATGTCTTCTGTTTCTGCTACCCTGGTTTCTGTAAATCGAGGACAATATTGTATCTCAAAAGCCGGGATGGCTATGATGACTCAGCTTTATGCTGCTCGATTGGCGAGCGAAAACATTCAGGTCTATGAGCTTCGACCGGGCGTTATAAAGACTGATATGACTGCTGCGGTCAAAGAAAAATACGACAAACTACTCATCGAAGAAGGGCTTGCGGTTCAGGGAAGATGGGGCTATCCCGAGGATGTAGGAAAAGCAGTGGCTTCTCTACTTGAAGGTAACTTCCCCTACTCTACCGGCCAGGTCATCATGGTGGATGGAGGATTGGCGATGGGGAGGCTTTGA
- a CDS encoding Gfo/Idh/MocA family oxidoreductase, whose amino-acid sequence MKVHELGIIMNGVTGRMGTNQHLLRSIVAIREQGGVKLNANECIMPYAILVGRNENKLKHLCELSGMDSWSTDLDAVLKEDAYQIYFDAQITGRRFAAVKKAIEAGKHIYCEKPSGASLEEGLELYRLAEAKGVKHGVVQDKLWLPGLLKIQRLIQNGFFGRIMSIRGEFGYWVFEGDSIPANRPSWNYRKEDDGGIIVDMLCHWRYVLDNIFGKVKSVSCMGATHIHERIDESGNTYKATADDAAYATFELEGGIIAHFNSSWTVRVRRDDLLTLQVDGTKGSAVAGLRDCYIQHYGNTPKPVWNPDVPQPINFYEDWSKIPQQEAYDNAFKVQWELFLKYVHQGGHFPNDLLEGAKGIQLAEKGIESWEKRAWVDLEDLNA is encoded by the coding sequence ATGAAAGTACACGAACTAGGGATCATCATGAACGGGGTTACGGGCCGCATGGGAACCAATCAACATTTGCTCAGGTCTATTGTTGCGATCCGTGAGCAAGGGGGCGTAAAGCTGAATGCCAATGAATGCATCATGCCTTATGCCATTCTGGTGGGCAGAAATGAGAACAAGCTGAAACATCTGTGCGAACTCTCAGGTATGGATTCATGGAGTACAGACCTGGATGCCGTTTTGAAAGAAGATGCTTACCAGATCTATTTTGATGCCCAGATCACCGGGAGAAGATTTGCTGCGGTGAAAAAGGCCATTGAAGCCGGGAAACATATCTATTGCGAGAAACCTTCAGGGGCGAGCCTGGAAGAAGGTCTGGAGTTGTATCGACTGGCGGAGGCGAAAGGAGTAAAGCATGGAGTTGTTCAGGATAAGTTATGGTTGCCCGGTTTATTGAAAATCCAAAGGCTTATTCAGAATGGTTTCTTTGGAAGAATCATGTCTATTAGAGGAGAATTTGGCTACTGGGTATTTGAAGGGGATAGCATTCCGGCTAATCGACCTTCCTGGAATTATCGCAAAGAAGATGATGGAGGAATCATCGTCGATATGCTCTGCCATTGGAGATATGTTCTGGATAACATCTTTGGCAAGGTAAAATCGGTTTCCTGTATGGGAGCTACTCATATTCATGAGCGTATTGATGAATCCGGAAATACCTACAAAGCCACTGCTGATGATGCAGCCTATGCAACTTTCGAACTGGAAGGAGGCATTATCGCTCATTTCAATTCTTCCTGGACGGTGCGGGTAAGGAGAGATGATTTATTGACCCTACAGGTTGATGGGACCAAAGGATCAGCCGTAGCAGGTCTTCGCGATTGCTACATCCAGCACTATGGAAATACTCCAAAACCTGTTTGGAATCCGGATGTACCCCAGCCCATAAATTTTTATGAAGACTGGAGCAAAATACCTCAGCAGGAAGCCTATGATAATGCCTTCAAAGTTCAATGGGAACTCTTCCTGAAATATGTGCATCAGGGAGGCCATTTTCCCAATGATTTATTAGAAGGAGCAAAAGGCATTCAGTTGGCTGAAAAAGGCATTGAAAGTTGGGAAAAAAGAGCCTGGGTAGATCTCGAAGATTTAAACGCATGA
- a CDS encoding sugar phosphate isomerase/epimerase family protein — protein MQSPDLQKLCVHTITTKSWSLEEALDQYLSHGVKGISVWQNAIEKMGAQKAGALLSSYDIEVVSYVRGGFFPSSSKEKREAALSHNKQMIEEAAEIGAPLLVLVCGAEPQQSLEESRAQIESGIENLLPFAQEHKVKLGIEPLHPMYADTRSAINTLKQGNDIAERLDNEYVGVVADVYHLWWEENLKAEILRAGRMGNLFAYHICDWKYPPEDMLNDRGLMGDGCIPLQKIRSWVEEAGFRGFHEVEVFSHKYWAMDQTEYLKKIIHTYKNNS, from the coding sequence ATGCAAAGTCCTGATCTTCAAAAACTCTGTGTTCATACTATTACAACCAAAAGCTGGTCTTTGGAAGAAGCCCTTGATCAATATCTTTCTCATGGCGTAAAAGGAATCAGTGTTTGGCAAAATGCCATAGAAAAAATGGGAGCTCAGAAAGCAGGAGCTCTATTGAGCAGTTATGACATTGAAGTTGTTTCTTATGTAAGGGGTGGTTTTTTTCCATCCAGCAGCAAAGAAAAAAGAGAAGCAGCCCTTTCCCATAATAAACAAATGATAGAGGAAGCTGCAGAAATTGGAGCTCCCTTGCTGGTCCTGGTCTGTGGGGCAGAACCTCAGCAAAGTCTGGAAGAATCCCGCGCACAAATTGAATCCGGGATTGAAAATCTCCTGCCTTTCGCCCAGGAACATAAGGTTAAACTCGGGATAGAACCTCTCCATCCCATGTATGCCGATACCCGATCAGCAATCAACACTTTAAAACAGGGAAATGATATAGCAGAAAGGCTGGATAATGAATATGTGGGCGTGGTCGCAGATGTCTATCATCTCTGGTGGGAGGAAAATCTGAAAGCGGAAATATTGAGAGCAGGTAGAATGGGCAATTTATTTGCCTACCACATTTGCGACTGGAAATATCCACCAGAAGATATGCTGAATGATCGTGGGCTGATGGGAGATGGCTGTATTCCTCTACAAAAAATCAGAAGCTGGGTAGAGGAAGCAGGCTTTAGAGGCTTCCATGAAGTGGAAGTGTTCAGCCATAAATACTGGGCTATGGATCAAACAGAATATCTCAAAAAAATCATACACACGTATAAAAACAACTCCTGA
- a CDS encoding glycosyl hydrolase: MKINSTIQAKDLQSEIEKCWDISGEKIRRIEKEYDTDKGAPVFTMAGKYSTRGWTEWTQGFQYGSAVLQFDAQGDQSFLAYGRNATVEKMAPHVGHFGVHDHGFNNVSTYGNLLRLMKEGKIPQNDWEQHFYELALKISGSVQAKRWTKTGENKGFIYSFNGPHSLFVDTIRSVRALVVSHSLGFAISDEHDTRINLLGRAIQHAIATAEYSIYYGEGRDSYDVWGRAAHESVFNTNDGNFRCPNSQQGYTGFSTWTRGLAWAMAGFPEQLEYLQSRTDEELEAFGGRKSVEAIYLKAAKASCDFFIDNTPTDGIPYWDTGAPNLHKMGDYLNRPSDPYNEHEPIDSSAAAIGAQGLLRLGKFLQNSDPEAAKKYWQAGLTVSKSLFSEPYLSMDPEHHGLLLHSIYHHPNGWDYIPTGHKIPHGESCMWGDYHLRELALYLQRIIKDEPYYTFFRCIQE, translated from the coding sequence ATGAAGATCAATTCTACTATCCAGGCGAAGGACCTCCAATCTGAAATAGAGAAATGTTGGGATATCTCCGGAGAAAAAATTCGCAGAATCGAAAAAGAGTATGACACCGATAAAGGTGCTCCTGTATTTACAATGGCAGGAAAATACAGTACCAGAGGCTGGACTGAGTGGACACAGGGCTTTCAATATGGTTCTGCCGTCTTACAATTTGATGCGCAGGGCGATCAATCTTTTTTAGCATATGGGAGGAATGCCACTGTAGAGAAAATGGCTCCCCATGTTGGCCACTTTGGAGTACATGATCACGGCTTCAATAATGTCAGCACTTATGGAAATCTCCTTCGCTTGATGAAAGAAGGAAAAATACCCCAAAATGACTGGGAGCAACATTTTTATGAATTAGCTCTAAAGATTTCCGGATCTGTCCAGGCAAAAAGATGGACCAAAACCGGCGAGAATAAAGGATTTATCTATTCCTTTAACGGCCCCCATAGCCTATTTGTAGATACCATCAGATCTGTTCGGGCCTTGGTAGTCAGTCACTCTTTGGGATTTGCCATATCAGATGAACATGATACTCGAATAAATCTTTTGGGTCGTGCCATCCAGCATGCCATAGCTACAGCCGAATATTCGATTTATTACGGAGAAGGCAGAGATTCTTATGACGTTTGGGGAAGGGCAGCTCATGAAAGTGTTTTCAATACTAATGATGGGAACTTCCGTTGCCCCAATTCCCAACAAGGTTATACAGGTTTCAGTACCTGGACCCGGGGACTTGCCTGGGCCATGGCAGGATTTCCAGAGCAACTGGAATACCTACAAAGCCGAACGGATGAAGAGCTAGAAGCATTTGGAGGCAGAAAGAGTGTTGAGGCTATCTATCTGAAAGCAGCAAAAGCTAGCTGCGATTTCTTCATCGACAATACTCCAACTGATGGAATTCCATATTGGGATACAGGCGCTCCAAATTTGCATAAAATGGGAGATTATTTAAATCGTCCCAGCGATCCTTATAATGAACACGAACCCATTGATAGCTCTGCTGCAGCTATAGGAGCTCAGGGCCTTTTGAGGCTGGGGAAATTTTTACAAAACTCAGATCCTGAAGCTGCAAAGAAATATTGGCAAGCAGGTTTGACGGTGAGTAAAAGTCTGTTTTCAGAGCCTTATTTGAGCATGGACCCGGAACATCATGGCTTGCTCCTTCACAGTATTTATCACCATCCGAATGGGTGGGATTATATTCCTACCGGCCATAAGATTCCACATGGAGAGTCTTGCATGTGGGGAGATTATCATTTGCGCGAATTAGCCCTCTACCTTCAAAGGATCATCAAGGATGAACCTTATTATACTTTTTTCCGCTGTATCCAAGAATAA
- a CDS encoding LacI family DNA-binding transcriptional regulator, with amino-acid sequence MKNKNSPGIKEIAKLAGVSIGTIDRVLHNRPGVSEKTKQKVLKIIQKTGYKKNILASRLKLAATRKIQIACLIPEIKDEFSYWKLPQYGINKAVEELKEQGISVSYYYFNSFDPSSFEEQSNEILKREYDAIISVPFFKSESDLFLQKLEEFEIAVVFLDSRQELNFKANYINQDSFKAGQVAGRLLEGLLKGKGLYFVINILNERGIQVNNLQREQGFRAYFEKKSRHSQDEIYTINLPFDDHVDLQEVIPKLIERQEPKGIFVTNARSFRLLDLLANYDDPELYLVGFDLNEQNLAYLNAGKIQFLINQKPEYQGYAAVKGLYKFLTSQDQTELNIDIPIDIIVRENAEFYMNGHLAP; translated from the coding sequence TTGAAAAATAAAAATAGCCCCGGAATCAAAGAGATCGCCAAACTTGCTGGTGTATCTATAGGGACTATTGATCGGGTTCTTCATAACAGACCGGGGGTATCAGAAAAAACAAAACAGAAGGTTCTTAAAATCATTCAAAAGACGGGTTATAAGAAAAATATTTTGGCCAGCAGGCTTAAATTGGCAGCTACCCGTAAGATCCAAATCGCTTGCCTGATTCCTGAGATAAAAGATGAGTTTAGCTACTGGAAACTTCCCCAGTATGGCATAAATAAAGCCGTTGAGGAGCTAAAGGAGCAGGGAATCTCCGTCAGTTATTATTATTTCAATTCCTTTGACCCCAGCAGTTTTGAGGAGCAGTCCAATGAAATCTTGAAGAGGGAATATGATGCCATTATCAGTGTCCCATTTTTCAAAAGTGAAAGTGATCTCTTTTTACAAAAACTGGAAGAATTCGAGATAGCTGTGGTTTTTTTGGATAGTAGGCAGGAGTTAAATTTCAAGGCCAATTATATAAACCAGGATTCTTTTAAAGCGGGCCAAGTCGCAGGCAGATTGTTAGAAGGTTTGTTAAAGGGAAAGGGACTTTATTTCGTCATCAATATATTGAATGAAAGAGGAATCCAGGTAAACAATCTGCAAAGGGAGCAGGGATTTCGAGCTTATTTCGAAAAAAAATCCAGGCATAGTCAGGATGAAATTTACACCATCAATCTCCCCTTTGATGATCATGTCGACCTGCAAGAAGTAATTCCTAAACTTATTGAACGTCAAGAACCTAAAGGCATTTTTGTCACGAATGCCCGTTCATTCAGGTTGTTGGACTTACTGGCAAATTATGATGATCCTGAACTCTATTTGGTAGGCTTTGACTTAAACGAACAAAATCTGGCTTACCTGAATGCGGGGAAAATTCAATTCCTGATAAATCAAAAACCAGAATATCAGGGCTACGCAGCAGTCAAGGGCTTATATAAATTTCTTACTTCTCAAGATCAAACCGAACTTAATATTGATATTCCGATAGATATCATTGTAAGGGAAAATGCGGAATTCTACATGAATGGCCATTTGGCTCCCTGA
- a CDS encoding TonB-dependent receptor, producing the protein MKYLFKPRSIWKSLMMLCTLAFFMCTGYTVHAQSRTVTGTVSDEAGNGLQGASVAVQGTTVGTLTNADGNFSLEVPGNDAVLLISYVGYAQQQITVGSTNNFSISMKEDVTQLDEVVVVGYGTQKKRDVTGAISTIDGEKIGKIPVASSVQSMQGQVAGVDIQSAGGRPGQAPTIRIRGRRSISASNDPLFVIDGIPQTSGTFAIVDINPQDIESMEVLKDAAATAIYGSRGANGVVIITTKRGYVGKTTVSYDGYVGMTEAITNIDMMNADQWSAMRREAFRNGFDGQIPPDNEVFDVIHEEARANGVDVDWQDLVLEDGWQTNHQIGVRGGSATTQFNLSVGYFNEDGIIDGMDYERVTGRLNLDHKINDIFKAGVSFTVSSSTQNWGSSAVMGEALGNVPLAIVYQEDGVTPRFLPTNDGIRTNPLNEILPNAYVDERKATRIFSPVYLQVSPFEGFTFTSTFGPDIRFRQRGEFRGSLTNDNRGGPADAEIENNMDVGFTLENLVNYKKDIGNSILGVTFLQSIQTFRAEDHYSSVANLPYESQLFYNLGTGAVKGNIASDLTEWSLASFMGRVNYDIAGKYNIQATLRADGSSRLSGDKWRYFPGLSVGWQIGDDLFSGVDALSSLKLRASYGEVGNTSVSPYQTAGRLARTVYSFGGSNAFGFGLNEIPNADLDWEVSKTIDVGLDYDFMNGRFRGSLDWYRTNTEDILLARNLPPTSGYNSILQNIGSTRSTGLEFALSANIIESRDFSWSIDWNISGYREEITELALTDADGNPTDDIGNRWFIGEPIRVWFDYNNIGIYGTAEADLAASAEQKLPGEIKLEDIDGDGIITANDRTIIGTDVPDFLGGVTTNFSYKGFDLSAFFFYRQGQTIYSNFHVGNNSLFARYNNLNVDYWTVDNQSGTYPRPNQNQERPRNNTTMGYFDGSYVKLRNVTLGYTFPSAVTEKLAMSGLRIYVSGQNLWFITNFDTFDPEVDNPTTSSNPSLGSGTTPSSRLILAGLKIDF; encoded by the coding sequence ATGAAGTACTTATTTAAGCCAAGATCCATATGGAAAAGCCTTATGATGCTTTGCACCTTGGCATTTTTCATGTGTACCGGATATACGGTCCATGCGCAATCCAGAACAGTCACAGGAACTGTAAGTGATGAAGCTGGAAACGGATTACAAGGGGCATCAGTAGCAGTACAGGGAACTACCGTTGGAACCTTAACTAATGCTGACGGAAATTTTAGCCTGGAAGTACCTGGCAATGATGCTGTATTGTTGATCTCTTATGTAGGCTACGCCCAACAACAGATTACAGTAGGTAGCACCAACAATTTCTCCATCTCTATGAAGGAAGATGTTACCCAACTTGACGAAGTTGTGGTAGTAGGTTACGGAACCCAAAAGAAAAGGGATGTAACAGGAGCTATTTCTACCATAGATGGGGAAAAGATTGGAAAAATCCCTGTAGCATCCAGTGTTCAATCCATGCAAGGGCAAGTAGCCGGTGTGGATATTCAGAGTGCTGGAGGACGTCCCGGACAGGCACCAACCATCAGGATAAGGGGACGTAGGTCTATTTCAGCTTCTAACGACCCATTATTTGTGATAGATGGTATTCCTCAAACCAGTGGTACTTTTGCCATAGTAGATATCAATCCTCAAGACATAGAATCAATGGAGGTATTGAAGGATGCCGCGGCAACTGCGATTTATGGGTCCAGAGGGGCAAATGGGGTAGTAATCATTACGACAAAAAGAGGCTATGTAGGAAAAACCACTGTCTCATATGATGGCTATGTGGGCATGACAGAAGCCATTACCAATATTGATATGATGAATGCGGATCAATGGTCAGCCATGAGAAGAGAAGCATTCAGAAATGGATTTGATGGTCAAATTCCTCCGGATAATGAAGTCTTTGATGTAATTCATGAGGAGGCTCGTGCAAATGGAGTTGATGTAGATTGGCAAGACCTGGTATTAGAAGATGGATGGCAAACAAACCATCAGATTGGAGTACGTGGTGGATCTGCAACTACCCAATTCAATCTATCCGTAGGTTATTTTAATGAAGATGGAATTATTGATGGAATGGATTACGAACGGGTAACTGGTCGTTTGAATCTGGATCATAAAATCAATGATATTTTCAAAGCAGGTGTTTCTTTTACCGTTTCTAGCTCTACTCAAAACTGGGGTTCAAGCGCAGTAATGGGAGAAGCTCTGGGTAATGTACCTTTAGCAATCGTTTATCAGGAAGATGGTGTAACTCCTCGTTTCCTGCCTACAAATGATGGTATTCGTACAAATCCATTGAATGAAATTCTTCCTAATGCTTATGTAGATGAAAGAAAAGCCACTCGTATCTTTTCTCCCGTTTACTTGCAAGTATCACCATTTGAAGGATTTACCTTTACTTCTACTTTTGGGCCGGACATCCGCTTCCGTCAGAGAGGAGAATTTAGAGGAAGCTTGACCAATGATAACAGAGGGGGTCCTGCTGATGCTGAGATTGAAAATAATATGGACGTAGGGTTTACTTTGGAAAACCTTGTCAACTATAAAAAAGATATAGGCAATAGTATCCTTGGTGTTACTTTCCTGCAAAGTATCCAGACCTTCCGGGCAGAAGATCATTATTCTTCAGTAGCTAACCTACCTTATGAGTCTCAGTTGTTCTACAATCTGGGAACTGGTGCTGTGAAAGGAAATATAGCATCTGATCTTACCGAATGGTCTCTGGCTTCTTTTATGGGCCGTGTAAATTATGACATTGCGGGTAAATACAATATCCAAGCTACTTTGAGGGCTGATGGTTCTTCCAGGCTTTCAGGAGACAAATGGCGTTACTTCCCCGGCCTTTCTGTAGGATGGCAAATCGGAGATGATCTCTTTAGTGGAGTTGATGCATTGAGCTCACTCAAACTGAGAGCTTCTTATGGAGAGGTAGGTAATACTTCCGTATCTCCTTATCAGACTGCAGGACGTTTGGCACGTACCGTTTATTCCTTCGGAGGATCAAATGCTTTTGGATTTGGACTTAATGAAATTCCGAATGCTGACCTGGACTGGGAGGTTTCTAAAACCATAGATGTAGGGCTTGACTATGACTTCATGAATGGTAGATTTAGAGGATCTTTGGATTGGTACAGAACCAATACAGAGGACATCCTCCTTGCACGTAACCTGCCACCAACTTCTGGATATAATAGCATTCTCCAGAATATCGGTTCTACCCGTTCTACAGGATTAGAATTTGCTTTGAGTGCGAATATTATTGAATCTCGCGACTTCAGCTGGTCGATTGACTGGAATATTTCTGGTTATAGAGAAGAAATTACGGAATTGGCCCTTACAGATGCAGATGGAAACCCAACGGATGATATCGGTAACAGATGGTTTATTGGTGAACCTATCAGAGTATGGTTCGACTATAATAATATAGGAATCTATGGTACCGCTGAAGCTGATTTAGCTGCTTCTGCCGAGCAAAAACTTCCCGGAGAAATTAAACTGGAAGACATTGATGGAGATGGAATTATTACTGCAAATGACCGTACGATCATAGGTACAGATGTACCTGACTTTTTAGGAGGTGTGACTACCAACTTTAGCTACAAAGGCTTTGATCTAAGTGCATTCTTCTTCTATCGTCAAGGTCAAACAATCTATTCAAATTTCCATGTGGGTAATAACTCTCTCTTTGCCCGTTATAACAACTTGAATGTTGATTATTGGACCGTTGACAACCAAAGTGGTACCTATCCAAGACCTAATCAGAACCAGGAAAGACCTAGAAATAATACCACTATGGGATATTTCGATGGTTCATACGTGAAACTGAGAAATGTTACACTGGGATACACCTTCCCATCAGCTGTAACAGAAAAACTTGCGATGAGTGGATTGAGAATCTATGTATCAGGTCAGAACCTATGGTTCATTACCAACTTCGATACCTTCGATCCAGAAGTTGATAACCCAACTACTAGTAGCAATCCTTCTTTGGGCTCAGGTACAACTCCGAGTTCTCGCTTGATCCTGGCCGGTCTTAAAATTGACTTTTAA
- a CDS encoding RagB/SusD family nutrient uptake outer membrane protein encodes MKNKLYIILFFVLAMGSQSCQDFLTEELVSDVSASSYYTTAAGFEDAVKATYWWNKRFFGPERGFTMSVFGTDTYTEGADGGHKVLNRYDGGLNPQQGFVRLTWNEFYRGINQANAVINRSEGLDIDAGLKTQRIAEVRFLRAMFYYMLTSHYGDVHLTLEETEGVEIEANRTDIEEVYNQAIIPDLDFAIANLPDSDSDFGRAIKPAAEFLKAKVMLRRAHRTNSTADAATAEGLLNNVINNYGYALLDDFADLWEIGNEENSEIVWSIQNSKSQVDEGLDPEGHRGHLYFLFEYDVRPGMTRDINNGRPWKRFRPTDFLLNLWDVSVDARYDKSYKHAWISNNPGTIPTWTAADAAAGRGIEGEPKYALGDTALRMIHPQREDEWTDERIADTRYVVYTQRNDYCFSCVTHLRVFPSMNKWIDDTRPDRQKTQGQRDYVFMRLGDAYLLRAEARHLQGDDQGAADDINVIRERGAYDGQEAAMVITAGDIDIDFILDERARELVGEGHRWMDLTRTGKLVERVRLHNPVGGPNIQDFHTLRPIPQDQIDRTQGGYPQNPGYN; translated from the coding sequence ATGAAAAATAAATTATATATCATCCTGTTTTTTGTGCTGGCTATGGGAAGCCAGTCTTGTCAGGACTTCCTGACTGAAGAATTGGTGTCTGACGTTTCTGCTTCTTCTTACTATACCACAGCAGCTGGATTTGAAGATGCGGTAAAAGCCACCTATTGGTGGAATAAAAGGTTCTTTGGACCGGAGCGTGGATTTACCATGTCTGTTTTTGGTACCGATACCTATACCGAAGGTGCTGATGGTGGCCATAAAGTATTGAATCGATATGACGGGGGATTGAATCCTCAACAAGGTTTTGTCAGGCTTACCTGGAATGAATTCTATAGAGGAATCAATCAGGCCAATGCGGTGATAAATCGTTCTGAAGGCCTGGATATAGACGCAGGCCTCAAAACCCAACGCATTGCTGAGGTTCGTTTTCTTCGCGCCATGTTTTACTATATGTTGACCTCTCATTATGGAGATGTTCATTTGACATTGGAAGAAACGGAAGGGGTAGAAATTGAAGCCAATAGAACAGATATTGAGGAAGTATATAACCAGGCAATTATTCCTGACCTTGATTTCGCTATTGCTAACTTACCCGATTCAGATAGTGATTTTGGCCGTGCTATTAAGCCTGCTGCAGAATTTCTCAAAGCTAAAGTCATGCTGAGAAGAGCGCATCGCACCAATTCTACTGCAGATGCAGCTACTGCTGAAGGCCTATTGAACAATGTGATCAACAATTACGGCTATGCCCTTTTGGATGATTTTGCTGATCTATGGGAAATTGGTAATGAGGAGAACTCGGAAATCGTTTGGTCGATCCAAAACAGCAAATCTCAGGTGGATGAAGGACTTGATCCGGAAGGACACCGTGGACACCTCTACTTCCTCTTTGAATATGATGTACGTCCTGGCATGACCCGTGATATCAACAACGGTCGCCCATGGAAACGTTTCCGCCCAACGGACTTTCTCTTGAACCTCTGGGATGTAAGCGTTGATGCTCGTTATGACAAATCCTATAAGCATGCCTGGATTTCAAATAATCCTGGAACAATACCTACCTGGACTGCTGCAGATGCAGCTGCTGGGCGTGGGATTGAAGGAGAACCCAAATATGCATTGGGAGATACGGCTCTTCGTATGATTCATCCACAGAGAGAAGATGAGTGGACAGATGAAAGAATTGCTGATACTCGTTATGTGGTTTATACGCAAAGAAATGACTATTGCTTTAGTTGTGTAACTCACTTACGTGTATTCCCTTCTATGAATAAGTGGATCGATGATACTCGTCCGGATCGTCAAAAAACCCAGGGTCAAAGAGATTATGTTTTCATGCGTTTAGGAGATGCCTATCTTCTGAGAGCGGAAGCTCGACATCTGCAAGGAGATGACCAGGGGGCTGCCGATGACATCAATGTCATTCGTGAAAGAGGAGCCTATGATGGGCAGGAAGCTGCTATGGTAATTACAGCTGGTGATATTGATATCGATTTTATTCTGGATGAAAGAGCTCGTGAATTGGTCGGAGAAGGTCATCGCTGGATGGACTTAACCCGGACAGGAAAACTCGTAGAAAGAGTTCGCCTTCACAATCCGGTAGGAGGACCTAATATCCAGGATTTCCATACCTTGAGACCTATCCCACAGGATCAGATTGACCGTACACAAGGCGGTTATCCACAAAATCCGGGATACAACTAA